In Saccharothrix violaceirubra, the following are encoded in one genomic region:
- a CDS encoding non-heme iron oxygenase ferredoxin subunit: protein MCPLADLDDRKPVAFEVGDENTPVVLVRDGDTVHALRDLCTHAEVSLSEGDVTRKGIECWLHGSCFDLRTGRPSSPPATEPVDVFAVELRGGDVHVDVTTTTN, encoded by the coding sequence GTGTGCCCGCTGGCCGACCTCGACGACCGCAAACCGGTCGCGTTCGAGGTCGGCGACGAGAACACCCCCGTCGTGCTCGTCCGCGACGGCGACACCGTGCACGCGCTGCGCGACCTGTGCACGCACGCCGAGGTGTCGCTGAGCGAGGGCGACGTGACCCGCAAGGGGATCGAGTGCTGGCTGCACGGGTCGTGCTTCGACCTGCGCACCGGCCGCCCGTCGTCCCCGCCCGCGACCGAGCCGGTCGACGTGTTCGCCGTAGAACTGCGCGGTGGTGACGTCCACGTGGACGTCACCACCACCACGAACTGA
- the sufC gene encoding Fe-S cluster assembly ATPase SufC: MATLEIKDLHVSVTTDEASKEILKGVDLTIKAGETHAIMGPNGSGKSTLSYAIAGHPKYEITSGSVLLDGEDVLEMSVDERARAGIFLAMQYPVEVPGVSMSNFLRTAATAVRGEAPALRHWVKEVKGAMADLDIDPAFAERSVNEGFSGGEKKRHEILQLGLLQPKIAILDETDSGLDVDALRVVSEGVNRYKASGEAGVLLITHYTRILKYISPDFVHVFAGGRVVESGGPELAERLEAEGYVKYTGKPEVAGIG, from the coding sequence ATGGCCACTCTGGAGATCAAGGACCTGCACGTCTCGGTCACGACCGACGAGGCGTCCAAGGAGATCCTCAAGGGCGTCGACCTGACCATCAAGGCCGGCGAGACGCACGCGATCATGGGCCCCAACGGCTCCGGCAAGTCCACGCTGTCGTACGCGATCGCGGGCCACCCCAAGTACGAGATCACCTCGGGCAGCGTGCTGCTCGACGGCGAGGACGTGCTGGAGATGAGCGTCGACGAGCGCGCCCGCGCGGGCATCTTCCTCGCCATGCAGTACCCGGTCGAGGTGCCCGGCGTGTCCATGTCGAACTTCCTGCGCACCGCGGCCACGGCCGTGCGCGGCGAGGCACCGGCCCTGCGCCACTGGGTCAAGGAGGTCAAGGGCGCGATGGCCGACCTCGACATCGACCCGGCGTTCGCCGAGCGTTCGGTCAACGAGGGCTTCTCCGGCGGCGAGAAGAAGCGCCACGAGATCCTCCAGCTCGGCCTGCTCCAGCCGAAGATCGCGATCCTGGACGAGACCGACTCGGGCCTGGACGTCGACGCGCTGCGCGTCGTGTCCGAGGGCGTGAACCGGTACAAGGCCTCCGGCGAGGCGGGCGTGCTGCTGATCACGCACTACACCCGCATCCTCAAGTACATCTCGCCCGACTTCGTGCACGTGTTCGCGGGCGGTCGCGTCGTCGAGTCCGGCGGCCCGGAACTGGCCGAGCGGCTCGAGGCCGAGGGTTACGTGAAGTACACCGGCAAGCCGGAAGTCGCCGGCATCGGCTGA
- the sufD gene encoding Fe-S cluster assembly protein SufD yields the protein MAVTTENQHGLAEHSHGAGAPVSSRADHFASFDVEAFEIPGGREEIWRFTPLKRLRDLHAGAAATGRAAVEVKAAEGVVVETVAKGDARLGVAGTPGDRVAAQAWTSTTEATVVTLPGDAKVEPTTVTITGPGVDGVAYGHVQIHAKRFAEGVVVLDHRGSGAYADNVEFVVEDGAHLTVVAIQDWADDAVHVSAHHAKLGRDATFKHTVVSLGGDVVRITPVVTYAGRGGDAELLGLYFADAGQHLEHRPFIDHAVANCRSNVVYKGALQGEDARTVWIGDVLIRAAAEGTETFELNRNLVLTDGARADSVPNLEIETGEIEGAGHASATGRFDDEQLFYLQARGIPQEQARRLVVRGFFHELLLKISVPEVRERLEAAIEAELEAVGA from the coding sequence ATGGCCGTCACCACCGAGAACCAGCACGGCCTCGCGGAGCACTCGCACGGCGCGGGTGCCCCGGTGTCCTCCCGCGCGGACCACTTCGCGTCGTTCGACGTCGAAGCGTTCGAAATCCCGGGCGGACGCGAGGAGATCTGGCGCTTCACGCCCCTGAAGCGTTTGCGCGACCTGCACGCCGGTGCCGCCGCGACCGGGCGGGCCGCCGTCGAGGTCAAGGCCGCCGAGGGTGTCGTCGTCGAGACCGTCGCCAAGGGCGACGCGCGGCTCGGCGTCGCGGGCACCCCGGGCGACCGGGTCGCCGCCCAGGCCTGGACCTCGACGACCGAGGCCACCGTCGTGACGCTGCCCGGTGACGCGAAGGTCGAGCCGACCACGGTCACGATCACCGGTCCCGGCGTCGACGGCGTCGCCTACGGCCACGTGCAGATCCACGCCAAGCGGTTCGCCGAGGGCGTCGTCGTGCTCGACCACCGCGGCTCCGGCGCGTACGCCGACAACGTGGAGTTCGTCGTCGAGGACGGCGCGCACCTGACCGTCGTCGCGATCCAGGACTGGGCCGACGACGCCGTCCACGTCTCCGCGCACCACGCGAAGCTGGGCCGCGACGCCACGTTCAAGCACACCGTCGTCAGCCTCGGCGGCGACGTCGTGCGCATCACGCCCGTGGTCACCTACGCGGGCCGCGGCGGCGACGCCGAACTGCTCGGCCTGTACTTCGCCGACGCCGGCCAGCACCTGGAGCACCGGCCGTTCATCGACCACGCGGTCGCCAACTGCCGCAGCAACGTCGTCTACAAGGGCGCGCTGCAGGGCGAGGACGCGCGCACCGTGTGGATCGGCGACGTGCTGATCCGCGCGGCGGCCGAGGGCACCGAGACGTTCGAGCTGAACCGCAACCTGGTGCTCACCGACGGCGCGCGCGCCGACTCGGTGCCCAACCTGGAGATCGAGACCGGCGAGATCGAGGGCGCGGGCCACGCGTCGGCGACCGGCCGGTTCGACGACGAGCAGCTGTTCTACCTCCAGGCCCGGGGCATCCCCCAGGAGCAGGCCCGCCGCCTGGTCGTGCGCGGCTTCTTCCACGAGCTCCTGCTCAAGATCTCCGTGCCCGAGGTGCGCGAGCGCCTGGAGGCCGCGATCGAGGCCGAGCTCGAAGCGGTGGGGGCTTGA
- a CDS encoding helix-turn-helix transcriptional regulator, whose translation MKNTGTDSTAVPAGHDGRTRHSVARLLLEQGPVTAAAVAEQLGLSPTAVRRHIDALVADGEATSREAPRRGTRGRGRPAKLFLLTEQGRARFGHAYDDLAVAALRFLAEQGGEEAVRAFAGRRVAAFVDRHRAAIVAQPDAAGRAKALASALTREGYAASARHVGAGEQLCQHLCPVAHVAAEFPQLCETETAAFAAVLGTHVQRLATIARGDAVCTTHIPNTPRTTLGDAENRTAVGGEPA comes from the coding sequence GTGAAAAACACCGGGACCGACTCGACCGCCGTGCCCGCCGGGCACGACGGGCGGACCCGGCACAGCGTGGCGCGGCTGTTGCTGGAGCAGGGCCCGGTGACCGCGGCGGCCGTCGCGGAACAACTCGGCCTGAGCCCCACGGCCGTCCGCCGGCACATCGACGCGCTGGTCGCCGACGGTGAGGCCACCAGTCGTGAGGCGCCGCGCCGCGGCACCCGCGGCCGGGGGCGTCCGGCCAAGCTGTTCCTGCTCACCGAGCAGGGACGGGCGCGGTTCGGGCACGCCTACGACGACCTCGCCGTGGCCGCGTTGCGGTTCCTCGCCGAACAGGGCGGGGAGGAGGCGGTACGGGCCTTCGCCGGACGACGCGTCGCCGCGTTCGTCGACCGGCACCGCGCCGCGATCGTGGCGCAGCCGGACGCCGCCGGACGGGCCAAGGCCCTGGCGTCCGCGCTGACCAGGGAGGGTTACGCTGCCTCGGCGCGCCACGTCGGCGCGGGGGAGCAGCTCTGCCAGCACCTGTGCCCGGTCGCGCACGTGGCGGCCGAGTTCCCGCAGCTGTGCGAGACCGAGACGGCGGCGTTCGCGGCCGTGCTCGGCACGCACGTGCAGCGGCTGGCGACGATCGCCCGCGGCGACGCCGTGTGCACCACGCACATCCCGAACACACCACGTACCACCCTCGGCGACGCCGAGAACCGGACCGCAGTTGGAGGCGAGCCCGCATGA
- the sufB gene encoding Fe-S cluster assembly protein SufB, with amino-acid sequence MTAAAEQRTTTNPLSQEETLASIGNYEFGWSDSDVAGASARRGLNEDVVRGISALKNEPEWMLDFRLKALRLFDRKPMPTWGSDLSSIDFDNIKYFVRSTEKQAASWEDLPEDIKNTYDRLGIPEAEKQRLVAGVAAQYESEVVYHKIREDLEEQGVIFLDTDTGLKEHPELFKEYFGSVIPSGDNKFSALNSAVWSGGSFIYVPKGVHVEIPLQAYFRINTENMGQFERTLIIVDEDAYVHYVEGCTAPIYSSDSLHSAVVEIVVKKGGRCRYTTIQNWSNNVYNLVTKRAKAEAGATMEWIDGNIGSKVTMKYPAVFLMGEHAKGEVLSIAFAGEGQHQDAGAKMVHMAPYTSSTIVSKSVARGGGRTSYRGLVQVNKRAHHSKSTVKCDALLVDTISRSDTYPYVDVREDDVSMGHEATVSKVSEDQLFYLMSRGLDEDEAMAMIVRGFVEPIARELPMEYALELNRLIELQMEGAVG; translated from the coding sequence ATGACTGCCGCTGCCGAGCAGCGCACCACCACGAACCCGCTGAGCCAGGAGGAGACCCTGGCGAGCATCGGGAACTACGAGTTCGGCTGGTCGGACTCGGACGTGGCAGGCGCGAGCGCACGCCGGGGACTGAACGAGGACGTCGTCCGGGGGATCTCGGCGCTGAAGAACGAGCCCGAGTGGATGCTCGACTTCCGCCTCAAGGCGTTGCGCCTGTTCGACCGCAAGCCGATGCCCACCTGGGGCTCGGACCTGTCGTCGATCGACTTCGACAACATCAAGTACTTCGTGCGCTCCACGGAGAAGCAGGCCGCCAGCTGGGAGGACCTGCCCGAGGACATCAAGAACACCTACGACCGGCTGGGCATCCCCGAGGCGGAGAAGCAGCGCCTGGTCGCCGGTGTCGCCGCGCAGTACGAGTCCGAGGTCGTCTACCACAAGATCCGCGAGGACCTCGAAGAGCAGGGCGTGATCTTCCTCGACACCGACACCGGTCTCAAGGAGCACCCCGAGCTGTTCAAGGAGTACTTCGGCTCGGTCATCCCGTCCGGGGACAACAAGTTCTCCGCGCTGAACTCGGCCGTGTGGTCGGGCGGTTCGTTCATCTACGTGCCGAAGGGCGTGCACGTGGAGATCCCGCTCCAGGCCTACTTCCGGATCAACACCGAGAACATGGGCCAGTTCGAGCGGACGCTGATCATCGTCGACGAAGACGCCTACGTGCACTACGTCGAAGGCTGCACCGCGCCGATCTACTCGTCGGACTCGCTGCACTCGGCCGTCGTGGAGATCGTCGTGAAGAAGGGCGGCCGGTGCCGCTACACGACGATCCAGAACTGGTCGAACAACGTCTACAACCTGGTCACCAAGCGCGCCAAGGCCGAGGCCGGCGCGACCATGGAGTGGATCGACGGCAACATCGGCTCCAAGGTCACCATGAAGTACCCGGCCGTGTTCCTCATGGGCGAGCACGCCAAGGGCGAGGTCCTCTCGATCGCGTTCGCGGGCGAGGGCCAGCACCAGGACGCGGGCGCGAAGATGGTCCACATGGCGCCGTACACGTCGTCGACCATCGTGTCGAAGTCGGTGGCGCGCGGCGGCGGCCGGACCTCCTACCGGGGCCTGGTCCAGGTCAACAAGCGGGCGCACCACTCGAAGTCCACGGTCAAGTGCGACGCGCTGCTGGTCGACACGATCAGCCGCTCGGACACCTACCCGTACGTCGACGTCCGCGAGGACGACGTGTCCATGGGCCACGAGGCGACCGTCTCCAAGGTCTCCGAGGACCAGCTGTTCTATCTGATGTCGCGCGGCCTGGACGAGGACGAGGCCATGGCCATGATCGTGCGCGGGTTCGTCGAGCCCATCGCGCGCGAACTGCCCATGGAGTACGCGCTCGAACTGAACCGCCTGATCGAACTGCAGATGGAAGGGGCCGTCGGCTGA
- the mptB gene encoding polyprenol phosphomannose-dependent alpha 1,6 mannosyltransferase MptB, with protein MTNRDELAEAEPLDAAERRQLDVIRRWGTVGALLLVVGSLGAGAAPVFSPLPGTPVLGLFARMPSATMGVTWTGMFLVVSAWLWLGRFARPGRPRLMTRSQLDRTLLMWITPLVFSLPMFSRDVYSYLAQSQIAANGQDPYELGPATALGVDHPLTTNVPNIWRETPAPYGPLFLAAGRAISMVTGDSVLPGVFLHRLLVLLGLVMIVWALPRLAVRFGVPPVSALWLGAANPLVLFHLVVGVHNEGLAIGLMLVGLEVALRRMPKTTDVPLSLDELGFIVLGATLITMGAAVKIPAALALGFLGVMIARRLGGRFVDLLRSALLLAAVSGVVMTATCLGTGLGFGWIETLNVAGTVKSWMSPPTAMGFLGGGLGLVFKLGNHTDAMITLMRVLTQAVSVVLGAWLLWNAFRGRIKAVNGLGAGLGAVLVLGPVLQPWYVLWAALPLATGVLAKRFRIFATTVSAVIAVILPPTGSAFDGRAYTVPQAVTGALVAFAVCLFVARKQVMPLIRRDPLPGAA; from the coding sequence ATGACCAACCGGGACGAGCTGGCCGAGGCGGAACCGCTCGACGCGGCCGAACGCCGGCAGCTCGACGTCATCCGGCGGTGGGGCACGGTCGGCGCGTTGCTGCTCGTGGTGGGCTCGCTGGGCGCGGGTGCCGCCCCGGTGTTCAGCCCGCTGCCCGGCACGCCCGTGCTGGGCCTGTTCGCCCGCATGCCCAGCGCGACCATGGGCGTGACGTGGACCGGCATGTTCCTGGTCGTGTCCGCGTGGCTGTGGCTGGGCCGGTTCGCCCGTCCCGGCCGGCCCCGGCTGATGACGCGCAGCCAGCTCGACCGGACGCTGCTGATGTGGATCACGCCGCTGGTCTTCTCGCTGCCGATGTTCAGCCGCGACGTCTACAGCTACCTGGCCCAGTCGCAGATCGCGGCCAACGGCCAGGACCCGTACGAACTCGGCCCGGCCACCGCGTTGGGCGTGGACCACCCGTTGACCACGAACGTGCCGAACATCTGGCGCGAGACGCCGGCGCCCTACGGGCCGCTGTTCCTCGCCGCGGGCCGGGCGATCTCGATGGTGACCGGCGACAGCGTGCTGCCCGGCGTGTTCCTGCACCGGCTGCTGGTGCTGCTGGGCCTGGTCATGATCGTGTGGGCGCTGCCCCGGCTGGCCGTGCGGTTCGGCGTGCCGCCGGTCAGCGCGCTGTGGCTGGGCGCGGCCAACCCGCTGGTGCTGTTCCACCTGGTCGTGGGCGTGCACAACGAGGGCCTGGCGATCGGCCTGATGCTGGTGGGCCTCGAGGTGGCGTTGCGCCGCATGCCGAAGACGACGGACGTGCCGCTGTCGTTGGACGAGCTGGGGTTCATCGTGCTGGGCGCGACGTTGATCACGATGGGCGCGGCGGTGAAGATCCCGGCCGCGTTGGCGCTGGGCTTCCTCGGCGTGATGATCGCCAGACGCCTCGGCGGGCGGTTCGTCGACCTGCTGAGATCGGCGCTGCTGCTGGCCGCGGTGTCCGGGGTCGTGATGACCGCGACCTGCCTGGGCACGGGCCTGGGCTTCGGCTGGATCGAGACGCTGAACGTGGCGGGCACGGTGAAGAGCTGGATGTCGCCGCCGACCGCGATGGGCTTCCTCGGCGGCGGCCTGGGCCTGGTGTTCAAGCTGGGCAACCACACCGACGCGATGATCACGCTGATGCGCGTGCTCACCCAGGCCGTGTCCGTGGTGCTGGGCGCGTGGCTGCTGTGGAACGCGTTCCGGGGGCGGATCAAGGCGGTCAACGGGCTGGGCGCGGGGTTGGGCGCGGTGCTCGTGCTCGGACCCGTGTTGCAGCCGTGGTACGTGCTGTGGGCGGCGTTGCCGCTGGCCACGGGCGTGCTGGCCAAGCGGTTCCGGATCTTCGCCACGACCGTGAGCGCGGTGATCGCGGTGATCCTGCCGCCGACCGGGTCCGCGTTCGACGGCCGTGCCTACACCGTGCCGCAGGCGGTGACGGGCGCGCTGGTGGCGTTCGCGGTGTGCCTGTTCGTGGCCCGAAAGCAGGTCATGCCCTTGATCCGCCGAGATCCGCTGCCGGGTGCCGCGTAG
- a CDS encoding patatin-like protein, whose protein sequence is MTNMPREQIRFAVVLNGGVSLAVWMGGVVLELDRLTRSLDGYGDLLDLVGSTARADVISGTSAGGINGAALALSQVNANAKLERLRDLWAEQGRMEQLLRTPFRGAPVSLLKGDEFFLPRLREALERLAADYSPTPAADRPVDLRITTTLLAGVPTVTYDDLGQELVQSSHQGSFSFRRDPAGRDDFRPGAVPDLVERMALAARSSASFPFAFEPSYVPVGASVDGRPDMAAVASWADGESDLSRFVVDGGVLVNTPTREALEAIDRMPAEGPVRRVMLLVFPHAPDTSTDVVADGVPSTLGTGGRLLGALTSQGNRTYVERIEEHNRRAASRRGGRNALLDRLAGDGSVTDKLYALTDTLHDHFEDVRMRHAARDLTTRQLAVVGSNKAGWTFERVRAAAEAAQRAYRKKRGSLPYVPKESLPFAAPGSGWPWGISMAERLTAAAMDLLKRMVWVVPDTREEPFAKACPSIAGARTELYAIRTELREARRDVDAHWQPGVAENLDRDYWTRRIDGYAATMLGADSPGDRVRTLVERIVAVFGVAHEILPLLDDTRLDMGGLRSWCKLLAEPPTEAEAGLSAEDVRLSRVIALEIAATCLADDERDGMDQAVELVQISLRTRNAFADYSITPDDKAGGASLGRFSGFLKRSWRVNDWIWGRLDGATMLSKVIFDPRRLVRIDKLSGAHEREPDPAKRAASTVADLVAKLFGEVPDRLVPAVDKAVAELTAVYANPDDDHPPTCPALAELAAWALHVHIICEELPGLRAAILADRIEGADRRSRGELFLEEHDRLLAKFPVRTQADRVTVGLEALEAFDRAGIGREPLVQEAGSDQVIRTAATAAAVAITVVDGENSGFGPAKPLTRALRGAALLPYWTITGLTRGGRLAQFLGLLGFALGGALLVLALFDLLPAWAVGPAAALGGGTVLAAFGYAALRTGTLLHGLVLLAPVLPLAVVAVDGAREHIGSGDGSTGAVAVGGVVLVVLALLLIGSLPAPVGTPLAVLRRIRVEPRTLVRAAIVVLVGAGVWAVIRWRWYDLAPLWVGVAWLGSTVFGGVAAYWLGSSLRRWRRLGDTWRTEDAQPPASATAGWSAVYGAGFLAVAGVIQVSDLRFEGWEAVLGTALAFGLVLLLVTTWWVPLRTRRAIERQLAEFDPEGRPTAEALFKRLEGNGMLFKFLVVVKNGKPVLNPAGRRLVRRIDRRR, encoded by the coding sequence ATGACGAACATGCCGCGTGAACAGATCCGCTTCGCCGTCGTCCTCAACGGCGGGGTCAGCCTCGCCGTGTGGATGGGCGGAGTGGTACTGGAACTGGACCGGCTGACCCGGTCGCTCGACGGGTACGGCGACCTGCTCGACCTGGTCGGGAGCACGGCGCGGGCCGACGTGATCAGCGGGACGTCCGCGGGCGGCATCAACGGTGCCGCCCTGGCCCTGTCCCAGGTCAACGCGAACGCCAAGCTGGAACGGCTGCGCGACCTGTGGGCCGAGCAGGGCCGCATGGAACAGCTGCTGCGCACGCCGTTCCGGGGCGCACCCGTGTCGTTGCTCAAAGGTGACGAGTTCTTCCTGCCGCGCCTGCGGGAGGCACTCGAACGGCTGGCCGCCGACTACTCGCCGACACCGGCCGCGGACCGGCCCGTCGACCTGCGGATCACCACGACGCTGCTCGCGGGCGTGCCCACGGTGACCTACGACGACCTGGGCCAGGAACTCGTCCAGTCCAGCCACCAGGGCAGCTTCTCGTTCCGCCGCGACCCGGCCGGCCGCGACGACTTCCGCCCCGGTGCCGTGCCGGACCTGGTGGAGCGCATGGCGTTGGCGGCCCGGTCGTCGGCGTCGTTCCCGTTCGCGTTCGAGCCGTCGTACGTGCCGGTCGGCGCCTCCGTGGACGGACGACCGGACATGGCGGCCGTGGCGTCGTGGGCGGACGGCGAGTCGGACCTGTCGCGGTTCGTGGTCGACGGCGGCGTGCTGGTCAACACGCCCACGCGCGAGGCGTTGGAGGCCATCGACCGGATGCCCGCCGAAGGACCGGTGCGCCGGGTGATGCTGCTGGTGTTCCCGCACGCGCCCGACACGTCCACCGACGTGGTGGCCGACGGCGTGCCCAGCACCCTGGGCACCGGCGGGCGGCTGCTGGGGGCGTTGACCAGCCAGGGCAACCGGACCTACGTGGAGCGGATCGAGGAGCACAACCGGCGGGCCGCGTCGCGTCGCGGCGGGCGCAACGCGCTGCTGGACCGGCTCGCGGGCGACGGGTCGGTGACCGACAAGCTCTACGCGCTGACCGACACGCTGCACGACCACTTCGAGGACGTGCGCATGCGGCACGCCGCCCGCGACCTGACCACGCGACAGTTGGCCGTGGTCGGGTCGAACAAGGCCGGGTGGACGTTCGAACGGGTGCGCGCGGCGGCCGAGGCGGCGCAGCGGGCATACCGGAAGAAGCGCGGTTCGCTGCCGTACGTGCCGAAGGAATCGCTGCCGTTCGCCGCGCCGGGATCCGGGTGGCCGTGGGGCATCTCGATGGCCGAACGCCTGACCGCCGCCGCGATGGACCTGCTCAAGCGCATGGTGTGGGTCGTGCCGGACACGCGGGAGGAGCCGTTCGCCAAGGCGTGCCCGAGCATCGCGGGTGCCCGCACCGAGCTTTACGCGATCCGGACCGAGCTGCGCGAGGCGCGGCGTGACGTGGACGCGCACTGGCAGCCCGGCGTCGCGGAGAACCTGGACCGGGACTACTGGACGCGGCGGATCGACGGCTACGCGGCCACCATGCTCGGCGCGGACTCCCCCGGCGACCGGGTGCGGACGCTGGTCGAGCGGATCGTCGCGGTGTTCGGCGTGGCGCACGAGATCCTGCCGCTGTTGGACGACACGCGGCTGGACATGGGCGGGCTGCGGTCGTGGTGCAAGCTCCTGGCGGAACCGCCCACCGAGGCCGAGGCCGGGCTGTCGGCCGAGGACGTCCGGCTGTCGCGGGTGATCGCGTTGGAGATCGCGGCCACATGCCTGGCCGACGACGAGCGCGACGGCATGGACCAGGCGGTCGAGCTGGTGCAGATCAGTCTGCGCACGCGCAACGCTTTCGCGGACTACAGCATCACGCCGGACGACAAGGCCGGCGGTGCGTCACTGGGCCGGTTCTCCGGGTTCCTGAAGCGGTCGTGGCGGGTCAACGACTGGATCTGGGGTCGGCTCGACGGCGCGACCATGCTCAGCAAGGTGATCTTCGACCCGCGTCGGCTGGTGCGGATCGACAAGCTCAGCGGTGCGCACGAGCGGGAACCCGACCCGGCGAAGCGGGCCGCGTCGACCGTGGCGGACCTGGTGGCGAAGTTGTTCGGCGAGGTGCCCGACCGGTTGGTGCCGGCCGTGGACAAGGCGGTCGCCGAGCTGACGGCCGTGTACGCGAACCCGGACGACGACCACCCGCCGACGTGCCCGGCCCTGGCCGAACTGGCGGCGTGGGCGTTGCACGTGCACATCATCTGCGAGGAGCTGCCGGGGTTGCGCGCGGCGATCCTGGCCGACCGGATCGAGGGCGCCGACCGGCGTTCGCGCGGCGAGCTGTTCCTGGAGGAGCACGACCGGTTGCTGGCGAAGTTCCCGGTGCGCACCCAGGCCGACCGGGTGACCGTGGGGCTGGAGGCGCTGGAGGCGTTCGACCGGGCCGGGATCGGGCGCGAGCCGCTGGTGCAGGAGGCCGGGAGCGACCAGGTGATCCGGACCGCCGCCACGGCCGCCGCCGTCGCGATCACCGTGGTGGACGGGGAGAACTCGGGGTTCGGCCCGGCGAAGCCGTTGACGCGGGCGTTGCGCGGGGCGGCGTTGCTGCCGTACTGGACGATCACCGGGTTGACGCGGGGCGGGCGGCTGGCGCAGTTCCTGGGGTTGCTCGGGTTCGCGTTGGGCGGCGCGCTGCTGGTGCTGGCGTTGTTCGACCTGTTGCCCGCGTGGGCCGTGGGACCGGCGGCGGCGCTGGGCGGCGGCACGGTGCTGGCGGCGTTCGGGTACGCGGCGTTGCGGACCGGGACGTTGTTGCACGGCTTGGTGTTGCTCGCGCCGGTGCTGCCGCTGGCGGTGGTCGCGGTCGACGGTGCGCGGGAGCACATCGGGTCCGGGGACGGGTCGACGGGTGCGGTCGCGGTCGGCGGGGTGGTGCTGGTGGTGCTGGCGTTGCTGCTGATCGGCAGCCTGCCCGCGCCGGTGGGCACGCCGTTGGCCGTGCTGCGGCGGATCCGGGTCGAACCCCGGACGTTGGTACGGGCGGCGATCGTGGTGCTGGTCGGCGCCGGGGTGTGGGCGGTGATCCGGTGGCGGTGGTACGACCTGGCCCCGCTGTGGGTGGGCGTCGCGTGGCTGGGGTCGACCGTGTTCGGCGGGGTGGCCGCGTACTGGTTGGGCAGTTCGCTGCGGCGGTGGCGGCGCCTCGGGGACACGTGGCGGACGGAGGACGCCCAGCCGCCCGCGTCGGCGACGGCCGGTTGGTCGGCCGTGTACGGCGCGGGGTTCTTGGCCGTCGCGGGCGTGATCCAGGTGTCGGACCTGCGTTTCGAGGGCTGGGAGGCGGTGCTGGGCACCGCGTTGGCGTTCGGTCTGGTGCTACTGCTCGTCACGACGTGGTGGGTGCCGCTGCGGACGAGGCGGGCGATCGAACGCCAGTTGGCCGAGTTCGACCCGGAGGGCCGGCCGACGGCGGAGGCGTTGTTCAAACGCCTTGAGGGCAACGGAATGCTCTTCAAGTTCCTGGTGGTGGTGAAGAACGGAAAGCCGGTCCTCAACCCCGCCGGCCGCCGCCTGGTCCGCCGGATCGACCGCCGCCGCTGA
- a CDS encoding helix-turn-helix domain-containing protein: MAVPNPLRVELGQRLRTYRERADVSLRRIDEDAQLGWYPGKMSKVETGTRVPATAELHRIADLCRVDQDERANLVALAAGARKRTRMPHVADWAQSYVLLEQAATAIDYHDAELIPAILQTEGYARALLGLGDADHLDERVAERLSRGELLDRPNPPRVRVVLGEAALHRLPPEVHEAHGQLENLIRPRPTAEVRILPFERGLYQMIGVGFTTLHLSALATSRVYLEGATTATYLHEPSEVAVYEAKFEKLWTLAASADESATIVRRLIQRLE, translated from the coding sequence ATGGCCGTCCCGAACCCGCTGCGCGTCGAACTCGGACAGCGCCTTCGCACCTACCGCGAGCGGGCCGACGTCAGCCTGCGCAGAATCGACGAGGACGCCCAACTCGGTTGGTACCCGGGCAAGATGTCGAAGGTGGAGACCGGCACCCGCGTCCCGGCGACCGCCGAACTCCACCGCATCGCCGACCTGTGCCGGGTCGACCAGGACGAGCGGGCCAACCTGGTCGCGTTGGCCGCCGGAGCACGCAAGCGGACGCGAATGCCGCACGTGGCGGACTGGGCGCAGTCGTACGTGCTGTTGGAACAGGCCGCGACCGCCATCGACTACCACGACGCGGAACTGATCCCCGCGATCCTCCAGACCGAGGGCTACGCCCGAGCGCTGCTCGGGCTGGGCGATGCCGACCACCTGGACGAGCGGGTCGCCGAACGCCTGTCCCGCGGCGAACTGCTGGATCGCCCGAACCCGCCTCGGGTCCGGGTGGTCCTCGGTGAAGCCGCCCTGCACAGGCTCCCGCCCGAGGTCCACGAAGCACACGGACAGTTGGAGAACCTGATCCGGCCACGACCGACCGCCGAGGTACGGATTCTCCCGTTCGAGCGGGGCCTCTACCAGATGATCGGTGTCGGTTTCACGACACTGCACCTGTCGGCGCTCGCCACGTCCCGCGTTTACCTCGAAGGTGCGACAACCGCGACCTACCTGCATGAACCATCTGAAGTCGCAGTGTACGAAGCGAAGTTCGAAAAACTGTGGACCCTCGCCGCATCGGCCGACGAGTCTGCGACGATCGTACGGAGGCTCATCCAGCGGCTCGAATGA